One Saccharomycodes ludwigii strain NBRC 1722 chromosome VI, whole genome shotgun sequence DNA segment encodes these proteins:
- a CDS encoding uncharacterized protein (similar to Saccharomyces cerevisiae YHR032W | ERC1 | Ethionine Resistance Conferring): MSNVSSTVPSKKALPSSKSSTQKTRASYASLLLPSSNNSPSNNTSNYGSIDQVFNSTDIRAARSSFASTHSTIKKLRIDFSSKRTTLLEELKFIVWNSIPITLTFFMQYSLTVSCLFIVGNLCIDPETGSSAEYLSSASLAVMTYNITGAAVIEGMATSLDTFCSQAYGAGKYKKVGLYVQRCTLMIMCILTPIVISWWFSASWLKLVIPEVDLLYNTQRFLRVLIIGLPGVTMFETGKRFAQSQGYYNITTFALFFAFPINLILIFIFTKKFGFIGAPYAIAVSQWLMFLSLALYCIYIQPITLKCWPSIWGMRYERLGNNNDAQTWFSPVTSMMSTVLSPSTLFGRTVSNEEEDNVILNEANDSNVNFQKHPIFQHWLPMWNLSFPGLVMIESEYLSFEVLTIMSSYFGVEAIAAQTIIATLGTLIFQIPFAVGCVLSTRVAQYIGSHYHYYKNNLNDEQAVSNSNNVIESRLAELNSKTCIYASYLVGLLLGFCNFLCLYVFAEFFAGLFTKDESVIKLSAQSLPIVAANQLPDTFNVFSASILRGQGR, encoded by the coding sequence atgtctaATGTTTCTTCTACAGTACCAAGTAAGAAGGCATTGCCTTCTTCCAAATCATCAACTCAGAAGACAAGGGCTTCTTATGCATCACTACTGTTGCCGTCATCAAATAATTCTCcttctaataatacttcTAATTATGGATCAATAGATCAAGTTTTCAACTCAACTGATATTAGAGCGGCAAGATCTTCCTTTGCATCAACACACTCCACAATTAAGAAGTTAAGAATTGATTTTTCATCTAAACGAACCACTTTACTTGAAGAATTGAAGTTTATTGTTTGGAATTCCATTCCTATTACATTGACGTTTTTCATGCAATATTCTCTAACTGTATCATGTCtatttattgttggtaACTTATGTATTGATCCCGAAACTGGATCCAGTGCAGAATATCTATCCAGTGCCTCGTTAGCCGTAATGACCTATAATATCACAGGTGCTGCTGTTATTGAAGGTATGGCCACCTCCTTAGATACCTTTTGTTCCCAAGCATATGGTGCGggcaaatataaaaaagttgGTTTGTACGTTCAAAGATGTACCCTGATGATCATGTGTATTTTAACACCAATTGTCATTTCTTGGTGGTTTAGTGCATCCTGGTTGAAGCTGGTTATTCCAGAAGTTGACTTATTGTATAATACCCAGAGGTTTTTGAGAGTACTTATCATTGGCTTACCTGGTGTTACCATGTTTGAAACCGGAAAAAGATTTGCACAGAGTCAGGGATATTACAATATTACTACCTttgcattattttttgccTTTCCAATTAACTTAATACtgattttcattttcaccAAAAAGTTTGGTTTTATCGGCGCACCATATGCTATTGCTGTCTCTCAGTGGCTAATGTTTTTATCTTTGGCTTTAtattgtatatatattcaacCAATCACCTTAAAGTGCTGGCCATCTATCTGGGGCATGAGATACGAAAGACTTGGCAACAACAATGATGCTCAAACCTGGTTTTCTCCCGTCACATCAATGATGTCTACTGTGTTGTCGCCGTCTACTTTATTCGGTCGCACTGTTTctaatgaagaagaagacaATGTTATACTTAATGAAGCTAATGATTCTAATGTTAATTTCCAAAAGCATCCTATTTTCCAGCATTGGTTGCCCATGTGGAACTTATCTTTCCCCGGTTTAGTTATGATTGAAAGTgaatatttatcttttgaaGTCTTGACTATAATGTCTTCATATTTTGGAGTTGAAGCCATTGCAGCACAAACTATCATTGCAACCCTCGGCACTTTAATCTTCCAAATTCCATTTGCAGTTGGGTGTGTTTTAAGTACTCGAGTAGCACAGTACATTGGGTctcattatcattactataaaaacaatttaaatgatgaaCAAGCAGTTTCAAATTCCAACAATGTCATTGAATCAAGATTGGCTGAGCTGAATTCAAAAACTTGCATTTACGCGTCTTATCTTGTTGGCTTGCTTCTAGGGTTCTGTAATTTTCTATGTTTGTACGTCTTTGCAGAGTTTTTTGCGGGTTTGTTTACCAAGGATGAATCGGTTATAAAATTAAGCGCACAATCCTTACCTATTGTGGCAGCCAACCAACTTCCAGACACTTTCAATGTATTTAGTGCTAGTATTCTAAGGGGACAAGGTAGGTAA
- the PRP19 gene encoding E3 ubiquitin-protein ligase PRP19 (similar to Saccharomyces cerevisiae YLL036C | PRP19 | Pre-RNA Processing) produces the protein MFCAISGKLPKDPVLSPSSQCIFEKSLIEEYVKLHHKDPITNKSLSVKQLIEIKLPPQSLSPITKTTTDNNNNNNNGSLLLSDPNLTGIPGLLESLRTEWDAVMLENFTLRHQLNELKNKLSQTLYKYDASVKVAANALKEKDALKKEIEKLTQGGGIHYELIEKSIAHVKTLKDLKFKYVNDLHKHEKTSFELTGNLHYGNLENTSSLRCNYTLLDGLSLDRGFSLLFDNKSLKFSIITNATPINGKPITFDYPFDHSSELNDSDKNPSNSILLYSNVFTYNNGALVVFLDRKMKLYWSVYHEENNSPTLSEWTSIDTGSIFSDAVGLQIFYLQYIFKDYFYIIVQKSNNQEDVVVLQKISGGSEGYLPLTTLDSNVEYCDLHKDGCLLAVKTNQQIVSIVDLSENSQKVTISLNMPHINNHWGTVSFKFSYNGYWLFVFYLMGFVIYDLRKDPLQVEYEYINESLLMGKYCMDPTGRNVFYVDDSVNELVWVAFNKKLKKWDVLYKESLGDVSGESIQGLCYTFIENKPVLMITRNDGNISLYSFK, from the coding sequence atgttttGTGCCATTAGTGGGAAACTGCCTAAAGATCCAGTTTTATCACCAAGCAGTCAAtgtatttttgaaaaaagtttgATAGAAGAATATGTGAAGCTACATCATAAAGATCCAATAACGAATAAGTCATTGAGTGTTAAACAACTAATTGAAATCAAGTTACCACCACAATCGTTAAGTCCAATTACAAAAACTActactgataataataataataataataatggcagTTTACTATTAAGTGATCCTAATTTAACAGGTATTCCAGGGTTATTAGAAAGTCTAAGAACAGAATGGGATGCTGTAATGTTAGAGAATTTTACCTTAAGGCATCAACTAAATgagttgaaaaataaattatcacaaactttatataaatatgatGCAAGTGTTAAAGTGGCTGCGAATGccttgaaagaaaaagatgctttaaaaaaagaaattgagAAATTGACTCAAGGTGGTGGAATTCATTACGAATTGATCGAAAAGTCAATTGCTCATGTTAAAACTTTAAaggatttaaaatttaagtATGTAAATGATTTGCATAAGCATGAAAAAACTTCCTTCGAATTAACTGGTAATCTTCATTATGGAAATCTCGAAAATACATCTTCATTAAGATGTAATTATACATTGTTGGATGGTTTATCTTTGGATAGGGGGTTCAGTTTactttttgataataaaagctTAAAATTCTCTATAATTACTAATGCTACACCAATCAATGGAAAACCTATTACATTCGACTATCCGTTTGACCATTCCTCTGAATTAAATGACTCAGATAAAAATCCCTCCAATAGCATACTATTGTATAGTAATGTTTTCACGTATAATAATGGCGCCCTGGTTGTGTTTCTTGATAGAAAAATGAAGCTATATTGGTCTGTTTATcatgaagaaaataatagtcCTACTTTATCCGAATGGACCTCTATTGATACAGGATCGATATTCAGCGATGCAGTTGGTttgcaaatattttatttacagTACATATTTAAGGATTATTTCTACATAATAGTtcaaaaaagtaataatcAAGAGGATGTTGTggttttacaaaaaataagtgGTGGCAGCGAAGGTTACTTGCCATTAACCACTTTAGACAGTAATGTTGAATATTGCGACTTACATAAAGATGGTTGTTTGTTGGCTGTAAAAACAAATCAGCAGATAGTATCCATAGTTGATTTGAGTGAAAATTCTCAAAAAGTTACTATAAGTTTAAATATGCCTCATATAAATAATCATTGGGGCACTGTTTCCTTCAAGTTTTCGTATAATGGTTACTGGTTATTtgtgttttatttgatgGGCTTTGTTATTTACGATCTAAGAAAAGATCCTTTACAAGTGGAGtatgaatatataaatgaaaGTTTGCTGATGGGAAAATATTGTATGGATCCTACTGGTAGAAATGTTTTCTATGTAGATGATTCTGTAAATGAATTAGTTTGGGTTGCTTTTaataagaaattaaaaaaatgggatgtattatataaagagtCACTGGGAGATGTATCGGGGGAAAGCATTCAGGGGTTATGCTACACTTTCATAGAGAATAAACCGGTTTTAATGATTACGAGGAATGATGGGAACATTTCACTTTATAGTTTCAAATAG